From a region of the Vanrija pseudolonga chromosome 2, complete sequence genome:
- the LIP_0 gene encoding Lipase has product MWYQLLTLLPPVQSLTTAPLPLDHHHRRRHLTRDEVLSLVHEAARYAALVYCGPRETSAWACGPHCTALGNISVLESGGDHGATPWCGSTVVVVAGTNPHSLASVADDLDIRRAVPTDDEFPGASAAGVTLHKGFYRTFRRLAPGVREGVVRSIAGDAAQHILVAGHSLGGALGHLLAVHLQRTLPHAEVHARLFASPRVGNRHWADYVDATFPPGQSLHVVNFNDMVPHLPLREWGFRHPAGEVWIAGPNSEKYVLCHGQEDDHCFSSVKTRVTGMARLRQYAGLGVHLGGYAGVKVGRESLCARGIAG; this is encoded by the exons ATGTGGTACCAGCTCCTCACGCTCTTACC CCCTGTTCAGAGCCTCACCACAGCGCCATTACcgctcgaccaccaccaccgccgccggcactTGACCCGGGACGAGGTGCTCTCCCTCGTGCACGAAGCGGCGCGGTACGCCGC ACTCGTATACTGCGGCCCCCGCGAAACGTCCGCCTGGGCATGCGGGCCGCACTGTACGGCGCTGGGGAACATCTCCGTCCTCGAGAGCGGGGGCGACCACGGCGCGACGCCCtggtgtgg CTCAacggtcgtcgttgtcgcaGGCACGAACCCGCACTCGCTTGCCTCGGTCGCGGACGACCTCGATATCCGGCGCGCGGTGCCGACAGACGACGAGTTCCCcggggcgtcagcggcagGCGTGACCCTCCACAAGGGTTTCTACCGTACCTTCCGCCGCTTGGCCCCGGGGGTACGAGAGGGCGTCGTGAGGTCGATCGCGGGGGACGCTGCACAGcacatcctcgtcgcgggcCACTCGTTGGGCGGCGCACTGGGCCACCTCCTCGCAGTCCACTTACAGCGAACGCTCCCCCACGCCGAAGTGCACGCGCGGCTGTTCGCGTCCCCGCGTGTGGGAAACAGGCATTGGGCCGACTATGTCGACGCGACGTTTCCCCCAGGACAGAGTCTGCACGTGGTCAACTTTAACGACATGGTGCCGCATCTCCCGCTGCGCGAGTGGGGGTTCCGCCACCCcgcgggcgaggtgtggATCGCCGGTCCCAACAGCGAGAAGTACGTCCTCTGCCATGGCCAGGAGGACGACCACTGCTTTTCGAGCGTCAAGACGCGGGTCACTGGTATGGCCAGGCTCAGGCAGTACGCTGGGCTCGGGGTGCACCTTGGGGGGTATGCGGGCGTCAAGGTGGGGCGGGAGAGCTTGTGCGCGAGGGGGATAGCGGGATAG
- the mnl1 gene encoding ER degradation-enhancing alpha-mannosidase-like protein 1, which produces MKFAIVAALALAASVMAAPNLVTDNTESVLDNACSAECDFVTFAAPKLGGEDAHPLCNDDGRRAMLLCAQCIDEAYPGSGYEHSARSEYDIVIAACDHRSQPFWHVPVVRLQQLTPAQAFKHGFDSYMAYGYPHDEVRPLSCAPMSRFTADKNDIGIMDIAANCSLTLVDVLPSLPDLYPEAFADAVERVATSVSFDQDVKVQVFEMTIRPLGALISTYQFLERLPAPPKLQAEFLGLNGEVDAKRHAKRILQLARDLADRMMPAFDSPTGLPWARINLRKGLAKSETIETCTAGAGSLTLEFGLLSRLTGEPKYEAAARRAFFAVWKRRVLGTDLLGNAIGVSHGQWLAPGFSGVGAGMDSFFEYALKTGIVFDDPKFIDVYYDANAAIQHFVRTADGFIYRPVHLKMLSPSQPPWIDSLSAFYPALMVLGGDLESAIRGHLVFWNLWRKYSAIPESWDPESREPGWTGWPGRPEFIESTYYLFRATGDPFYLRVGVRVFDDIMRRTKAKCGFTSLQDVVTGARADRQETFLLSETLKYLYLLFDAAPPSKQPLGSVFTTEGHPVHLPRELHNRTAAAGRSQRHRGEDLWCPPYRAPSYMGVKLGIEARDDYDYARSLVFGFDAASADAEDSPLANSLWDLGTCAEPVQPQFLVETIISNDKHDNVSEVAHGKELVWQATNGDWIINNTFGKGTRVGLRWRTDQRGYDVATIANTYRVRSGQRVHVLDSKARAAEPGTEGGVHDPARVTAAITPLAPGSEPLRIPMSTATFGRPFNVSRQAEHFGVDSPPARLVLNEANVAGCAEPDPKTFKPPPQPFVMLVVTGNCSNAIKAYHAAKAGASGMILGDDAPAARPLEDYFRPTAASEPEWAAGAIANITIGYVASPHYLNLAALLKTTPLSVAVEAFNPDLSPTDGTAYRRAFETETGTRLRLGDHDVVNIQVLGA; this is translated from the exons ATGAAGTTTGcgatcgtcgccgccctcgccctcgccgcctccgtCATGGCCG CGCCCAACCTCGTGACGGACAACACCGAGTCGGTGCTCGACAACGCCTGCAGCGCAGAGTGCGACTTTGTGACCTTTGCCGcgcccaagctcggcggcgaggacgcccACCCGCTCTgcaacgacgacggacggcgagcgaTGC TCCTCTGTGCCCAGTGCATCGACGAGGCGTACCCCGGGTCTGGGTACGAGCACTCTGCGCGGTCAGAGTACGACATTGTCATTGCCGCCTGCGACCACCGCTCGCAGCCGTTCTGGCA CGTCCCCGTTGTCCGTCTCCAGCAGCTGACCCCCGCTCAGGCATTCAAACACGGGTTCGACAGCTACATGGCCTACGGATACCCGCACGACGAGGTCCGGCCGCTGTCGTGCGCGCCAATGTCGCGCTTCACGGCGGACAAGAACGACATCGGGATCATGGACATTGCCGCCAActgctcgctcacgctcgtcgacgtgctgCCGTCCCTGCCCGACCTGTATCCCGAGGCgtttgccgacgccgtcgagcgcgtcgcaACCTCCGTCAGCTTCGACCAGGACGTCAAGGTGCAGGTGTTCGAAATGACGATccgccccctcggcgccctgaTAAGCACGTACCAgttcctcgagcgcctgccGGCCCCGCCCAAGCTGCAGGCCGAGTTTTTAGGTCTTAACGGCGAagtcgacgccaagcgccacGCGAAGCGCatcctccagctcgcgcgcgacctcgcagACCGCATGATGCCGGCCTTCGACTCGCCCACCGGCCTGCCGTGGGCCCGGATCAACCTCCGCAAGGGGCTCGCAAAGTCCGAGACGATCGAGACGTgtaccgccggcgccgggagCCTGACGCTCGAGTTTGGCCTGCTGTCCCGCTTGACTGGCGAGCCAAAGTacgaggcggctgcgcgccgcgccttcTTCGCGGTGTGGaagcgccgcgtcctcggcacggATTTGCTGGGTAACGCCATCGGCGTGTCCCATGGCCAGTGGCTTGCGCCGGGCTTtagcggcgtcggcgcgggcatGGACTCGTTCTTCGAGTATGCGCTCAAAACGGGCATTGTGTTTG ACGACCCAAAGTTCATTGACGTGTACTATGACGCCAATGCGGCGATCCAGCACTTTGTGCGCACCGCCGACGGGTTCATc tACCGCCCAGTCCACCTCAAGATGCTGTCGCCATCCCAGCCGCCATGGATCGACTCGCTGTCCGCCTTCTACCCCGCGCTCATGGTCCTCGGGGGCGACCTCGAATCCGCGATccgcggccacctcgtctTCTGGAACCTGTGGCGCAAGTATTCTGCCATCCCGGAGAGCTGGGACCCCGAGTCCCGCGAGCCGGGGTGGACGGGCTGGCCGGGCAGGCCAGAGTTTATCGAGTCGACATACTACCTCTTccgggcgacgggcgaccCGTTCTACCTCCGCGTCGGGGTGCGCGTGTTCGACGACATCATGCGCCGCACGAAAGCAAAGTGCGGGTTCACGAGCCTGCAGGACGTGGTGactggtgcgcgcgccgaccggcAGGAGACGTTCCTGCTGTCCGAGACGCTCAAGTACCTCTACCTCCTgttcgacgccgcgccgccgtccaagCAGCCCCTCGGCTCGGTCTTCACGACCGAGGGCCACCCGGTGCACCTgccgcgcgagctgcacAACCGCACCGCGGCAGCCGGCCGCTCGCAGCGCCAccgcggcgaggacctcTGGTGCCCGCCGTACCGCGCACCGTCGTACATGggcgtcaagctcggcatcgaggcgcgcgacgactaCGACTATGCGCGGTCGCTCGTGTTTGGCTTTGACGCGGCgtccgccgacgccgaggactcgccgctcgccaacAGCCTGTGGGACCTCGGCACGTGCGCCGAGCCGGTCCAGCCCCAGTTTTTGGTCGAGACAATCATCTCGAACGACAAGCACGACAACGTgagcgaggtcgcgcacgGCAAGGAGCTCGTGTGGCAGGCGACCAACGGCGACTGGATCATCAACAACACGTTTGGCAAGGGCacgcgcgtcggcctccgcTGGCGCACCGACCAGCGCGGGTACGACGTCGCGACCATTGCCAACACGTACCGCGTGCGGTCTGGCCAGCGCGTGCACGTGCTGGACAGCAAGGCGCGGGCTGCCGAGCCGGGcaccgagggcggcgtgcacgACCCAGCGCGCGTCACGGCGGCCATcacgccgctggcgcccGGCTCGGAGCCGCTCCGGATCcccatgtcgacggcgacgtttGGCCGGCCGTTCAACGTGTCCCGCCAAGCAGAGCACTTTGGCGTCGACTCGCCCCCCGCGCGGCTGGTGCTCAACGAGGCGAACGTGGCGGGgtgcgccgagcccgacccCAAGACGTTCAAGCCCCCGCCACAGCCCTTCGTCATGCTGGTCGTCACGGGCAACTGCTCTAACGCGATCAAGGCGTACCatgccgccaaggccggcgcgtcgggcatGATCCTCGGCGATGACGCGCCCGCTGCGCGGCCTTTGGAAGACTACTTCCGCCCCACGgcggccagcgagccagagtgggccgccggcgcgatcgCAAACATCACGATTGGTTATGTCGCCAGCCCGCACTACCTCAACCTTGCGGCCTTGTTGAAGACGACACCGCTCAgcgtcgcggtcgaggcATTCAACCCGGATCTTTCCCCCACAGACGGCACGGCGTACCGCCGCGCGTTCGAGACCGAGACTGGCACACGGCtacgcctcggcgaccacGACGTGGTGAACATTCAGGTGCTGGGCGCATAA
- the tal1 gene encoding Transaldolase, producing the protein MSNSLDALKATGTVVVSDSGEFESIAAYKPQDATTNPSLILAAAKLPAYAKIIDDAVAYAKKQPGDLQAKADLATDRLLVEFGKNILNIVPGRVSTEVDAKYSFDTEATIKKAHELIALYKEQGIHSDRVLIKIASTWEGIQAAKKLEAEGIHCNLTLLFGFPQAVAAAEAGVTLISPFVGRILDWYKKNTGQEYTAETDPGVISVRNIYTYYKQHGYKTIVMGASFRNVGEIKALAGVDYLTIAPKLLEELKSSNDPVPKLLSIEKAGAEDPVEKVSYINDEPSFRWDLFQDQMAFDKLHEGIRGFAKDGNTLKELITAKLSE; encoded by the exons ATGTCCAACTCTCTTGACGCTCTCAAGGC CACCGGCACCGTTGTCGTCTCCGACTCGGGCGAGTTCGAGTCCATCGCCGCCTACAAGCCCCAGGACGCTACCACCAACCCCTCGCTCAT cctcgctgccgccaagctccCGGCCTACGCCAAGATCATTGACGATGCCGTTGCCTACGCCAAGAAGCAGCCTGG TGACctccaggccaaggccgaccttGCTACcgaccgcctcctcgtcgagttCGGCAAGAACATCCTCAACATTGTCCCCGGCCGTGTCTCGACCGAGGTTGACGCCAAGTACTCGTTCGACACTGAGGCCACCATCAAGAAGGCCCACGAGCTCATTGCCCTCTACAAGGAGCAGGGCATCCACTCGGACCGTGTCCTGATCAAGATTGCCTCGACCTGGGAGGGTATCCAGgccgccaagaagctcgaggcTGAGGGCATCCACTGCAACCTCACCCTCCTCTTCGGCTTCCCCcaggccgttgccgccgccgaggccggtgTCACCCTCATCTCGCCCTTCGTCGGCCGTATCCTCGACTGGTACAAGAAGAACACCGGCCAGGAGTACACTGCCGAGACCGACCCCGGAGTCATCTCGGTCCGCAACATCTACACCTACTACAAGCAGCACGGCTACAAGACCATTGTCATGGGTGCCTCGTTCCGCAACGTTGGCGAGATCAAGGCCCTTGCCGGTGTCGACTACCTCACCATTGCccccaagctcctcgaggagctcaagtCGTCCAACGACCCCGTCCCCAAGCTCCTCTCGATCGAGAAGGCTGGTGCCGAGGACCCCGTCGAGAAGGTTTCGTACATCAACGACGAGCCCTCGTTCCGCTGGGACCTCTTCCAGGACCAGATGGCCTTCGACAAGCTCCACGAGGGCATCCGCGGCTtcgccaaggacggcaacaccctcaaggagctcatcACCGCCAAGCTCTCCGAGTAA
- the rpl2302 gene encoding 60S ribosomal protein L23-B, whose product MSKSAATGTKFRMSLGLPVGAVMNCADNSGAKNLYVISVVGFGARLNRLPAAAAGDMVMASVKKGKPELRKKVMPAVICRQRKPWRRRDGVFLYFEDNAGVIVNAKGEMKGSAINGPVAKECADLWPRIASNAGTVV is encoded by the exons ATGTCCAAGT CCGCTGCCACCGGCACCAAGTTCCGCATGTCCCTCGGTCtccccgtcggcgccgtcatGAACTGCGCTGACAACTCGGGCGCCAAGA ACCTCTACGTCATCTCGGTCGTCGGCTTCGGTGCCCGTCTCAACCGTCtgcccgctgccgccgccggcgacatGGTCATGGCCTCGGTCAAGAAGGGAAAGCCTGAGCTCCGTAAGAAGGTCATGCCCGCCGTCATCTGCCGTCAGCGCAAGCCCTGGCGCCGTAGGGACGGTGTCTTCCTCTACTTCGAGGACAACGCCGGTGTCATCGTCaacgccaagggcgagatGAAGGGTTCGGCTATCAACGGCCC CGTCGCCAAGGAGTGCGCCGACCTCTGGCCCCGTATCGCCTCGAACGCCGGCACTGTCGTTTAA